In one window of Canis aureus isolate CA01 chromosome 25, VMU_Caureus_v.1.0, whole genome shotgun sequence DNA:
- the LOC144296701 gene encoding gametocyte-specific factor 1-like: METEALERCPYDPNHRMPASRLQYHLASCRKKNLKIAKKMANCKYNACHVVPIKRLKEHEVNCVNRTAVDDEPFNLPKFISPSLEPNKKLSNTANQIFDPDVWNIDNTHHSPFVLKTFVPKMLVCESDSRDIKKETMDDKHPNNVKSWRKGQKN; the protein is encoded by the exons ATGGAGACAGAAGCCTTGGAAAGATGTCCTTATGACCCAAACCACAGGATGCCAGCCAGCAGGTTACAGTACCACCTGGCATCATGTAGAAAG aaaaatctgAAGATAGCTAAAAAGATGGCTAACTGCAAATATAACGCTTGCCATGTGGTCCCCATCAAAAGGCTCAAGGAACATGAGGTTAACTGTGTCAACAGAACTGCTGTAGATGATG AGCCATTTAATCTTCCAAAGTTCATTTCTCCAAGTTTGGAACCAAATAAAAAACTTTCTAATACTGCCAATCAGATTTTTGACCCCGATGTCTGGAACATAG ATAACACACATCATTCTCCATTTGTTCTTAAGACATTTGTTCCAAAAATGCTGGTCTGTGAAAG TGACTCAAGAGACATAAAAAAAGAGACTATGGATGATAAACATCCTAACAACGTTAAGTCCTGGAGAAAAG GTCAGAAAAACTGA